Proteins from one Mycobacterium adipatum genomic window:
- the yaaA gene encoding peroxide stress protein YaaA, protein MIVLLPPSETKRSGGDGPPLRLDRLSYTGLTALRTELVDDIVGLAADVPACRRALGLTAKQDAEIARNAALMAAATLPAIDRYTGVLYDALDIGSLRGASATRARARLAIGSALFGLLRADDPIPPYRLSASSKLPGRPTLGARWKPVLEPVLAEIATQDLVVDLRSGSYAALGRIDGAVRVNVLAEHPDGHRTVVSHFNKAHKGKLARALAAGRSDPDDAAKVAAVARKAGMQVERTGNDLVIVVPA, encoded by the coding sequence GTGATCGTGCTGCTGCCGCCGTCGGAGACGAAACGGTCCGGGGGCGACGGTCCGCCGTTGCGCCTCGACCGGCTCAGCTATACCGGGCTGACCGCCCTGCGCACCGAACTCGTCGACGACATCGTCGGCCTTGCCGCCGACGTCCCCGCGTGCCGGCGCGCGCTCGGGCTGACCGCGAAACAGGACGCCGAGATAGCGCGCAACGCGGCGCTGATGGCCGCCGCGACACTGCCGGCGATCGATCGCTACACCGGAGTGCTCTACGACGCCCTGGACATCGGATCGCTGCGCGGCGCGAGCGCAACACGGGCGCGGGCCCGGCTGGCCATCGGCTCGGCACTCTTCGGGCTGCTGCGCGCCGACGATCCGATACCCCCGTACCGATTGTCCGCATCGTCCAAATTGCCCGGCCGACCCACGCTGGGCGCCCGCTGGAAGCCGGTGCTGGAACCGGTGCTGGCCGAGATCGCCACCCAGGACCTGGTGGTGGATCTGCGCTCCGGGTCCTACGCCGCACTCGGCAGGATCGACGGCGCGGTCCGGGTCAATGTACTGGCCGAACACCCGGACGGGCACCGGACCGTCGTCAGCCATTTCAACAAGGCGCACAAGGGCAAACTGGCCCGCGCGCTGGCCGCCGGCAGATCCGACCCCGATGACGCGGCCAAGGTCGCGGCCGTTGCCCGCAAAGCCGGCATGCAGGTCGAGCGCACCGGCAACGACCTCGTCATCGTGGTCCCGGCCTGA